The Girardinichthys multiradiatus isolate DD_20200921_A chromosome 21, DD_fGirMul_XY1, whole genome shotgun sequence genomic sequence aagaaagaaatgctCATGATTCCTGGAACTCACCTGGCCTCTGTTAGAGGTTCACACTGCTGATTGTTACATTTACACATATTTTGAAGAGATGTGTGGTACAGTTAAGTTGAAAGAGTCCAGTTTCTGAAGGATACACTCTTTCATTACAAAATTGTTCTGCTCCAGGTGCTGCCATTTCCTCTCCAGGTTAGTCAGCTGagaaaccaaacacacacaaatacaaaacaagtCCAAGTCACTTTGAACTAAACCTGATCATTTAGCTGGATGTGGACATCTGTGACTTCTTCTGACCGTGTACTGTTCTAACCTGAGCATGCGTCTCGTTCTCCTGCAGTTTGATTTTGAGAGCTTCGTGTTTCTGGTTCATCTCCTCCAACAGCTGTCCAAATGAATCTTGATGCTGAGTCAGAGACACCCGTTCCTTCAGGAGCCTCTGCAgcagaagaagatgaagaaacaGGGCAGTCAGTATTTGATGGATCAGGAGTTGGGGGTGATCTGCTGCATGTCTTAAGGTCCACCAGTTGCTACCTTCCTCTTGTCCTCGGCCGTCTGCCTCAGGGTCTCCAGGTCTCCGTAGGTGTGCAGCTCAGACTCCATGGTGCTGACTTGTTCCTTCAGTGTGCTGAGCTCCTCTGTGATCTTCCCCTCTAGCTGCTGGACCTTctccaggtcctgctgcaggCGTCGGGACTCTGGTGGGAGAGCATAAAGTCACCAGTAGTCCTATAAATACTTTTCTCTCAGTCTGGTTCCATTAAATCATCTATTTCCTACAATGAGTTTGTATAGGTGTGTTTGTGATAATGACCTGTTGTCAGTCCTCTGGTGGTGCTCACTGATTGGACCACCTCCGTCTCCTTGCTGACCAGTACCTCTTGCATGTTCTTCAGCTCGCTGGCAGTCACCGTATCCACATGGCGTAACCTCAACATGTTCTGTACAGACCAATCAGAACGCACGCTGAAAATCCTCAGTGCTGTATTACTACTCATCTTTCTCTCCAGGTCTTTCTGTTGCTCACCCTGCTGCAATGTTCCAGGAGTGAGACGATGTTTTCCTGGCTCTGGTTGAgcttctccagctcctcagctTTGGACTCCTCAAACGACTCCAGGAACCCTGAAACAAAAGAGGAGCTATGGCATCTCAAGCTCATCGTGTATTTGTCAGATGATTGAGTCCATGGATTAGATGTGACCTTCCATATATCACCATGTCTGACTGGAACTCACGGTCTATTTCTTCCTCCTTCCTCTTCAGCTCCTTGTACTTCTGTTGGCACTCCCCTtatgaggaaaaaaacatttctcattcaTTTTGACATTTAATGAAAGAACATGAGAGAATCATCCAGCAGCGTTACCCTGAGCTGCCTCTGAGTCCTGTTCCAGATTCCGGATGTCCTCTATGATTTGTCTCGTCCTGTCCCTGATCTCAGTAAGtctgagcacacacacacaaacatattaTTACACTACCTAGCTCTACGTTTAAGCTACCAAGCCGCTAGCTAACATCTGTGGATACACACTGTCTCTCCATGCTGGCTATTTCCTGGTTGTCCTCCTTAacctaggaagaaaaaaaaaagaatatatttaACATCATACTACACTGGATTCATTTTATTCAGCTTTCATCCATATCGAAATcctatttttcatttaaaggtgacctattttacttccttttaaacatttggaatCGGTCTATGGGTTATACAAAACATGCcaattacattttcacacaaAGTCATTCTCAGATAACAAGGTTTCACCTCCTCAGtttgagctcctttcagaatgagctgttttagggctctgtctCTTTTATACAAATTAGCTGCATCTGGCCACACATGGCTCCCAGTAGATGCTCAACAGTACAACCATACATCTTTGACCCTGAATCAAACTCAGAAGCAGAAGAAGTGGAGTCTCCTGAACAACCATCATGGATGCAGCAACCAGTTTCTGAATGGTAACTTCATAACTCgaaatgttattatttattaccATCTCAATTGGGGTTGCCAGCCTTCCTGTAACATGAAATATCCGATATACATTTCTGTCACACCCGTTAAGAttatattaaacaaataaaaggcaGCAAAGTTGTAGTGGCGGAATCTAAGCAGGACCTCCTCAGCTCCGCATGTGATGCTGTCACTGTTGCCTAGAGACAGACACCACACACCTGTTTTGCTCTCAGTCATCTGCGTTACACCTGATACCACATCATCAGAAGAAAACGCTTTAATATACCCTCTTGTGAGAAGAGGCAAATCCCTGGCTGAACagagtagaaggaaaattataaaaatatgtaGGGATGTCAGCGAGTCGTTTTAGTGGCGCACAGCGGGCTGAAAATGGTTAGTTAGCCATTACTAAATGCTACATGACAAGCACGTTCAAGCCAAACAGCAGAACGACAACAATAAGTACCTACATTTCTGTGGGTCTTTGGAGCCAAAGACATAACATCTACCTTTGAGGGTTACCATTGTAAAGAGCCTGTAAGGTAAAAcgtgatcctctactgaaaatcaggtgggtggagctccgcttcagttgctagtcaggggCTGGACTCAGGTAACGTTGCTAGGTGCCAGTGTAtttgtgacgtcacaattacgCAGCTTTTGAAACCGCgtgttttctagaaaaaataaaacactaatttatagccaaaaaaaacggctgaatgttttttttttttttgcatttggactGCTTGTAGgagcattagagacccaaatggaaatataaaaatgatcaacatGGGAATTTGGCATAATAGGTCCccattaatatttagttttttgttgtgttccctATTTCGCCTTCTGGGGGTGCTGTTTCCTCTCTGAAGAAGCCTATTTTAATCCCTGGGgacagaaaatatttctaatttacCCAGAACCAGTTTGAATGTGGCctaaacattttcacacagcAGCGAGAACAGATACATCATATAATGCTCGCTTCAAGTTTCTTATGTGTTCATtagttttgaataaaaaaggtttcAGCAAAAAGCTTAAGAGTTTTGAACAAAAGCTGCAGATTTTAGAAACTTTTCTTCATCATCATGGCATGATGGCTTAGTGTCACAGAAAAGATGCAAAACACAATCACAACAAGCCATGCTTTTTATCGGACCTGTCCGAGGTTTCGCAGAACTCAGACATGTCTGTGgaataaatcacattaatgACAACCAGTCTAACCCAAAGTGTCTGGCAAAAGTCTTCACACCTTGAGGAGAGCACTGATTggagaagcagccaagtggCCCATGGTAACTGTAGAGGAGCTGCGGAGATCCACAGCTCGGGTGGGAGAATTTGTTAGTCCTGCACTCTACACATTGGGCCTTTGTTGAAGGGTGGCGAGaaaaaagtgactgttgaaagaaagacaaaagaagTCCCAGTCGCACCTCGCCACCAGCCAAGgagctctggtcaaatgagaccaagactgaactttctggcctacattTATGGCAGAAAACCCACACTGCCcatgaccctaaacacaccatccccacatgTGACAGAAAATAAACCCGCTTCTGTGTGAGGTTTCACCTGCTTTAGCAATTTCTCCCTCTGCTCCTGAGGGGAGCCCAGGCTCTTGTGCTCGGCCTCCATGGCATTACGCTTTCCCTCCAGTGCCGACAGCGTCTCGTGAAGCCGAACCATTTCCTGTTTTATCTGGGAGTGGGACAGCTCCTGCATAGAGGGAGAATGCAGGATTAGCACATGAGGTGAACCTTAATCTGCGTCACATGTATCATTTCCCATCCATCTCTCTTTCCactgtttcctttttgtctgAAACTCCAAACTCTTTTCCTTTTAACTGAACTCACTGCTTCATAGTCTTCCTTCCTGGTTACCAGAATGTCCAGCTCCTCCTGCAGGACCGCAAATTCCtgcaaaacagaacaaacaaaaccCAGAGGCAAGCAGAAGGTGATCACAGGTCATTTGGGTTGTGTTTTACATTGTGATAGCAGCTAGACGTACCTGTAGCAGGTCATCATTGGCTGTTGTCATGGAGAAATATTTCTCGCGCTTTGCTGAAGGCATTGCCTGGACAACTTCGTCGGCCACCTGCCTTTCCCTTGTGATCTCCTCCTCGATCGCCCTGATTACCACTTCTCTTCTGCAGAGCAAACATGCAGGACGGAAGAGAACcagagtttagttttttttattcatgctttatttCACTTCAAATCAGAGGAAAACATGAGCCAAAAAGATCCAGTCCACAGACGCCATGGATGGGAATGATTAGATAGGCAGTGGAAACAGTCACAcaatcaaaacacaaaaacaaaaccaaaaaaagcacGATTTAGGCTTACAAAACTGCACTTGCATGAATCAAACCACAATAATTTTGGAACtatgttctttggacagattAGGTAAAAGTTAGAGATGTTAGGCCATAAGGCACAGcagcatgtttggagaaaacagaCAACAGCTCATCAGCACCAACACTGTAAGGCATGGTGGCGGAAGGGTGATGATCTGGGCTTGTGTTTTACAGCCACAGGACCTGGACATCTTGCAGTTATGCAGCTGACAATGAACTCCTCTTTGAGGCCATCTGTCAGACAGCCGAAGCTTATCATCAACAGGacaattattcaattcaaagCAGCACATCTACCACTGATTGGCTGAAAAAAGTCAAATTCTAACCCTAAACCTGACTGAAATGTGGTACTTCTATAAAGAAGAGTACTAAATGTCTCTTCAGTGATATGAGAGGCTGATAAAGTCTCATAGAAATAACTACTGAACCGATctgctgctaaaggaggttctacaagctactGGTTTTATgtaagttttaaataaattaggtCCCAGTAAAGCCCAGATCATTTCTTATTGTATGTAAAACCCTAGAACAGGAAGAGGCTGTACTTCTGTAATCATACAAGAAGATccacataaaaacagaagatcCAGAGAGCCACAGCTACATGCTGCTATATTAGTTCtagaaacagaacaaagaatTTGGTGCAGAATAATCTCCTCCTTAGGCTTTTGTATCTACATAATCCGCAGTGATGTCCTTTCCTTCCCCCCATCTCTATCTCCTCCCTTTGATCAACCCTAAATGACCATTAATTCCCAACAGCCTTTTCTATTTCTGTTATTCCTAACTGGCATAGCAGACATCCTATTGCGTGTTATTAATCCTCCAGGTCCTCCTCCTTCCCACAGTAACTACAGCGCATGTTCAGCCCCAACCGCGGAAGGACAATAATGAGGAAGTTAAGTAAGGAGGACTGACTTGATTGATTATAAATGGTTAGCTAGCAGGAACAGTGCATAGCACAATCTAAGTTATACAGGGAGCAAGGGTCACTTGCTGTTCTGGCTGCTTATGGACAGGTGAAGAGGTTCATATGTGTGCGTGTGGGAACACAGGTAAGCGTGTTTTTAAGTACATACTTGTACAGAGTTTACTTCAGCAGACACGTTTAAGTGTGGCTTCATGAAAGAAGCTGTTGCAGCGATTCTTCTATGAATTCCAGTCTCAGCAGCTTCCACTTGTTTGCGTTTTCTCCAGTTGTCAagagagaaaaagttaaaagcgTACCGGCTCTTCTCTGCAGACCTTTCTGGTCCTGTGTGTCAGCAGATCTTCTTTGTGAGCCTTTCATGTCTTGTGCAAGACCCTGTGGCTAATATTCCACACTATTAATCACAAGTTCTGGCAGTTGCACAAATGTGTTTTCagcatattttcatattttgaatTTTTGTGGACGTTTCTGTGGTGTACAGGAAAATCAATCAACAATATTCTTCGCATTCTTACAAAATATATGAAATGTATGAGAAGGTAGCAGATCTGGAGAAGGCTTCAGTGGGCTACAAGAGCTCAACGACTGAAcgattttaaaatcattttccaTCTCACTCTACATGGGGTTTCATACCAGACCTTTACTCATAACGTAAGGATGATCCTGAGAAAGATAAGCGGTAAACCTACATCTAGACTGGAGGAACTGGGTGATCTGTGGGCAGTTTGAACCACAGTCACCACAAACAAATATAATGGACTGACATCTTGCAGCATTTCGTTATGTAAAGCTCATGTAAACTTTAAAATGGTTCAGAGAAGGCTGAGGAGAACGCGTTGTAGTCCAAACAGAACAAACATTAGCCGAAAGAGAACCATCTACACAGTCAAGTATGATTGTGGAGCCATTTCGATTTGCGGCTGTTTTGCAGTCGATGGGGAGGGGTCAAATGACAGTACTGTAAAATCTTAACAAAAACCTTTTCCCCTCAGCGAGAAAACTAGAGGGTTGGTTGTGGAtgggtcttccagcaggacagggACCCGGAACATGTTGCCAAGGCAACAAGGTAACGATTAAAGAAGAGAAATGTGTTGATGAAGCTGAAGCTTTAAACTAGTAAAAATGTAGGCAGGTTTCTGTACTCAAGAGTGGACCAAAATCCCTGCTAAGATCAGTGCAAACTCCTACAAGAAACATTCTGCTGCTGAGCTTCTACCAGGTCATGTTTTGCTGGGGGatccaatatttatttatatagtaaaTATAGTGCTTTGTTTCCTATGTCAGTTACGAATGATTTTCTCAATgcgttttggttttctttctctccGGAGTAAAACAATGGATGGGTTGCAGCAGTTTCTCCTCCTGCTGTGCATTTCTGCATCGGTTGTATACGAAAATACTGGGgtatttgtggaaaaagatgaaCAGGTATGGAAATATTTTATCTTCCAGATCAGAAgggtcaaactccagtccttgaggaccagtgtcctgcagcttttagatgtgtcccaggtccaacacacctcaatcaaatggctaaatattctcctcagtatgcagtcaagttctacaGAGTCGTGGTCAttacctaattatttgattcaggtgtgtaaAGCAGAGaggcatctaaaagttgcaggacaccggccctcgaggactaGACTTTGACACCTATGTCTAgatctttgatttattttgtccatGTCCTTCTGTTTATGGTTGTCCACCCATCCTTCAGCTGGTCAGAAACCTGACAAACAAGCTTCTACAAGTCATCCCACCTAATGCCAACAATTCCAAAGTTTTCATGCTGGTGACCGAAGGCAACTGGATTACTCTGAATGAGACGGACCAACAAGCCCTGAATAGTTATCTCACGCTGGTTGAACTCCGTTTAGGTGGTAACCTTGTCACTACTGTACCAGCCAAGTACTTCTCTATGCTATCACAACTCAGAGTGCTGTCCCTAGCCAGAAACAGCATCAGCAGGTAACTTAGAAAGCAAAACATGGCGACTCTTGTATCCAGTTCTGCAAAATATTCTAACCAGTATCTTACAGGAAAACACCTGATTCTTGGTTTGTTTATGGTTCTTGTTCCAGTCTGGACCCTGAGGCTTTCTATGGCTTGGATGTCCTAGAAGAGCTGGACCTGTCCAGCAACAATCTGACAGATCTCCCTGGCAAGCTAATGACAGAGCTAAAAAGTCTAAAGGTAACcaaaaggcaaaacaaaatcCTTAACCGGTCCGGATTTATTAAACATACTCAAAAACAGCTGGGATTCTTGAAAGTATGGCCTGGTGTGTTTGGGATTTATGGCCCATGCAGACAAGTGTTGGttataaatatactttcatTGCTACAGAAGTGTCCAACAGTCAGTTACAACATGGGTGAAGGTCACATTATAGAAGTCTGACATGAGAAACATGTATTAAGCCAGGTGGTTGTAAATGCAGTCTTCAGGCACTAGGGGCATACTCTCCACAAGAAGGTGTCAGCCTGATTGCTGCTTTGTATTAATGTTGACGCATGGCAACAACCTGAATTGTTGATCCACTTAAACTGAACAAAGTAAAGCTTAACATTCTCTACATTTGGTAAAAAAATACTGTGTTTCCTTTCAACTTGGGGCTTCTTGTTAGATCCTGCACCTCCAAAACAATCCCTGGAACTGTTCCTGTCCTCTGCTAAACACCATTGGAAGGATGAAAGAAGCAAATGTCACTATTGGTACTAGAATTactttgaaaacacacacagactcacacCAGTCGTTTCTAAGCAATCTAACTGAAATGCGCATGACTGCTTTCCATGTTTTGCTCTAGGGAGCCCAATAATCCCCTGTACATCTCCAGCAGAGCAGGAAGGAAAAAATCTCCTGGATTTTATGAATCTCTGTTCCACATCATCACCAGTCCCTTTGCAGAGTGACCTAAAATCTCCATCAGCACCGGTCACCTCTAAACAATCTAAAGGAATCGACAATAAGCCGACCACCACTTCAACGAGTCAGAATTCCACCATCAGTAAAGGTCAGACATATGATGCATGTTTCTTCTACTTAAGCAGTTCTTCCTTTAGACCCAGCACCCAAACCTTCACATATTCTAATGGGTTACAACATTTTCTAAAGAAACAGTCTGCTAAACTGACTGTTTTCGCTTCTCCATCTCCATTCCCCCACCAGACCAGAAACCTGTGCCTGGCAACACATGGAAGTTCACTGTCTGCGTTGCCGTCTTGGCACTGGCCACCTGCGCGCTCATCCTTACCGCCATCAAGGGGCCTTCCTGGTACAAACGCTTCCACAACTACAGACATCGGAGACTGCAGGAAgatgatgaggaagaggagcaggAAACCATGAAAACGGTCTTTACAGAGACAAGGGGGCATGGAAGCCAGCAGACATTCATGTTTGAGGAACTGAGTCATCGGatagaggaagaagaggaggaggatggatACTTTGAGGATCCGTATATCAAGGGGGCAGAGGATGCAGAGGAAGAGATTCTAGAAGCTCAATGAGGGGCCGATGTCAAATTAGACTGAATCTATAAAGTTTAGATCTGTAAATGATACCCCAAATTAAATGGTTAATCTAATATATAAAATAAGCTATTTGTTTAGTTTCTAAATACTGTGAAGAATTATTGCTTAAGGTTTAATGATCCTTCTCCATGTAACTGTGTGTCTCATTGTATAAGCGCTGTATTTAAGATAGCAGACGGCACACTGAGCCACACAAGTTTACATAGTGCCATTCCAGCATAAATGTTTCCAGCATCTTACTTTACCTGGAGctttattttcttgttataGGTCTCTTTGTGTGATGAGCTATAAAATCCTAGAAAAAGGAGGGATGAGGATGAATTCAAGCATGTCACTAGCCTATGGGCTCATTCTGACTGTGTGACTGGATCTGTATTCGGACAGCGCTAAATACAGGTGTGAACACTCCAGAAGACACTTTCCTCCAGGTCACCATCAAAGGTGGTCTGGGCCGGTTTCATGTCTAATAGTTTAGAATTGTGTTCACCATCCTTTCTGAACCACATGGAACTACCAACTAACCTGCTTTTCCCAACATAGGTCGCTCTCAGGAGTTCAGTGAATTCAGGTGTGGTACAATGGTAGAAGATGTGAGGAATAAGTCCATTTGGGAATTTCCTCGCTACTGAAAACATTCCGCAGTCAACAGTTTGTGGAATCATAAGAAAGAGGTAGCAGATGGGAACAAAAAACAGCAACTCAGGCACAGAGTGGTAGGCCATGTTGATGACAGAGTGGGGACGGCCCATGCTAAGAAGCACACTGTGGCCTGCAGATTAGTTCAAGAAGGGCATAGAGAGCTTCGTGTAATGGCCCTGCATGGCGGAGCAGCTGCATCAACAAGTTGACCACCATTGGACTCCAGAGCAGTGAGGATGGGGTTGGCAGAACAGTACTTTTCTGACTGCATCATGCAAAGTTTGGTGGGGTTTAGATTATGGTGTGGGGTTATTTTGCTGAAATCAAGCGTGTCCCCCTGGTTCTTGTCAAGAGAACTTTAATGCTGCAACATATAAAGGGATTTAGGACAATTGAATGTTTCTGACTATATGGGAAGAATTTGGGAAATGACCCCTCCCAGTTCCAGCATGACTGTGCACCAGCAACTTTAGGATCAAACAGAATAGAGATAAGCCAAGACAGCGGATGAGATGATTTCCTCTTATCCTCAGCCCACTGTGTCATATAGGTTATCTGCATGTAGAGTAGATAGCAGAGATCTAATCAGATGTGGACTCTCATGCTTAAACTGTCCAGGATACATAAACAAGAACAGAACCATACATGGTAGAATATTCGGGTTACGAAATGACTTCAGAACAGCAGAATCTTTCAGTCCTGTACATGGTGTCATTTTAAAGTGCAGCTTTCCACGATTGCTAAGTAAAGCACACAGAGTACCTTAAGAGGGTACTGATGTACCAACAAGCAGTTcaccactaaatgtcactgaACAGTGGGGCTGTTGAGTTCAAAGTTTATAGTTGGGTATCCTGAACTGGTTCTATTGTAACACCATACTGAATAcagaattttctttcaaaatggTCAGAACATTGGAACTAATGTATTCATAATACATTTCTCGGCTAACAGCCCTAAAATTTCACAATCTGGTACCAGTTGTTTTCAACACCACTTTACAGTGCAGATCCAAGCTGTGGATACAACACACTTC encodes the following:
- the LOC124858414 gene encoding leucine-rich repeat-containing protein 19-like isoform X2 encodes the protein MDGLQQFLLLLCISASVVYENTGVFVEKDEQLVRNLTNKLLQVIPPNANNSKVFMLVTEGNWITLNETDQQALNSYLTLVELRLGGNLVTTVPAKYFSMLSQLRVLSLARNSISSLDPEAFYGLDVLEELDLSSNNLTDLPGKLMTELKSLKILHLQNNPWNCSCPLLNTIGRMKEANVTIGSPIIPCTSPAEQEGKNLLDFMNLCSTSSPVPLQSDLKSPSAPVTSKQSKGIDNKPTTTSTSQNSTISKDQKPVPGNTWKFTVCVAVLALATCALILTAIKGPSWYKRFHNYRHRRLQEDDEEEEQETMKTVFTETRGHGSQQTFMFEELSHRIEEEEEEDGYFEDPYIKGAEDAEEEILEAQ
- the LOC124858414 gene encoding leucine-rich repeat-containing protein 19-like isoform X1, with translation MIFSMRFGFLSLRSKTMDGLQQFLLLLCISASVVYENTGVFVEKDEQLVRNLTNKLLQVIPPNANNSKVFMLVTEGNWITLNETDQQALNSYLTLVELRLGGNLVTTVPAKYFSMLSQLRVLSLARNSISSLDPEAFYGLDVLEELDLSSNNLTDLPGKLMTELKSLKILHLQNNPWNCSCPLLNTIGRMKEANVTIGSPIIPCTSPAEQEGKNLLDFMNLCSTSSPVPLQSDLKSPSAPVTSKQSKGIDNKPTTTSTSQNSTISKDQKPVPGNTWKFTVCVAVLALATCALILTAIKGPSWYKRFHNYRHRRLQEDDEEEEQETMKTVFTETRGHGSQQTFMFEELSHRIEEEEEEDGYFEDPYIKGAEDAEEEILEAQ
- the ift74 gene encoding intraflagellar transport protein 74 homolog — protein: MASQKPPSSIGRPMSRSGSAAPGVGRPPTAVRPPPTAIRVPTGMVPGTSGHPGMRGGIPSPGVLSAPIKVTDRPVTQQGLSGMKTGMKGPQRQILDKSYYLGLLRSKINELTTETSKLHKEIENYNQENSVYLSYEKRAEGLAVEIKDLQGQLADYNMLVDKLNTNTEMEEMINDYNMLKVHNDMEAQSIDSIFTERREREVVIRAIEEEITRERQVADEVVQAMPSAKREKYFSMTTANDDLLQEFAVLQEELDILVTRKEDYEAELSHSQIKQEMVRLHETLSALEGKRNAMEAEHKSLGSPQEQREKLLKQVKEDNQEIASMERQLTEIRDRTRQIIEDIRNLEQDSEAAQGECQQKYKELKRKEEEIDRFLESFEESKAEELEKLNQSQENIVSLLEHCSRNMLRLRHVDTVTASELKNMQEVLVSKETEVVQSVSTTRGLTTESRRLQQDLEKVQQLEGKITEELSTLKEQVSTMESELHTYGDLETLRQTAEDKRKRLLKERVSLTQHQDSFGQLLEEMNQKHEALKIKLQENETHAQLTNLERKWQHLEQNNFVMKEFIASKTQESDYASVAKIVSQQVEEYNKSLIESLQTNGLK